From the genome of Vicia villosa cultivar HV-30 ecotype Madison, WI linkage group LG2, Vvil1.0, whole genome shotgun sequence, one region includes:
- the LOC131647364 gene encoding protein GLUTAMINE DUMPER 5-like, whose amino-acid sequence MDVAAGGGFKTVASPIPYIFGSIVLMLAIVTFALVILSCSCQENSSSTTLTNEDKSMKNVEMVVDLEPKIVVIMAGDSNPTYMAKPVSSTYHTEEMV is encoded by the coding sequence ATGGATGTAGCTGCTGGTGGCGGTTTCAAAACCGTTGCTTCTCCTATTCCTTACATCTTTGGTAGCATAGTTCTCATGCTTGCAATTGTAACATTTGCATTAGTtattctttcttgttcttgtcaagaaaattcatcatctACGACTTTAACAAATGAAGATAAATCTATGAAGAATGTGGAAATGGTGGTGGATTTAGAGCCTAAGATTGTTGTCATTATGGCTGGAGATAGTAACCCTACTTACATGGCTAAACCTGTTTCATCAACATATCATACTGAAGAAATGGTTTAA